A single region of the Prevotella sp. HUN102 genome encodes:
- a CDS encoding NUMOD4 domain-containing protein — protein sequence MEQEIWKPVEGYTGYEVSNMGKVRKCGHTEILRIVKGYGMRRVTLRKNDEYHLVVVAKLVLEHFVGKMPAGYKATCIDGNYEHLSVDNLCWVVRRKKRYNRQCNKIKTDKEAVSRVENHINWIKRNGKRRHNN from the coding sequence ATGGAGCAAGAAATATGGAAGCCAGTAGAAGGCTACACAGGCTATGAGGTTAGCAATATGGGGAAAGTGCGCAAGTGCGGACATACCGAGATACTCCGTATTGTAAAAGGCTATGGTATGAGGAGGGTAACACTCCGTAAGAACGATGAGTATCACCTTGTAGTTGTTGCAAAACTTGTACTGGAACATTTTGTTGGTAAGATGCCAGCAGGATATAAGGCTACCTGCATTGATGGTAATTATGAGCATTTGAGTGTAGATAATCTATGCTGGGTTGTGCGCAGAAAGAAACGCTACAACAGGCAGTGTAATAAAATTAAGACTGATAAAGAGGCTGTTAGTCGAGTAGAAAACCATATAAATTGGATTAAAAGAAATGGGAAAAGGAGACATAACAATTAG